From a single Osmerus eperlanus chromosome 8, fOsmEpe2.1, whole genome shotgun sequence genomic region:
- the LOC134024824 gene encoding inverted formin-2-like isoform X2, translating to MAAKGKWGALKEHLTSSPQDPDAHLEANLENADPELCIRLLQVPTVVNYSGLRRRLEGSVQDWMVQFLELKGLDLLMEALERLSGRGCARIADALLQLTCVACVRAVMNSTAGLHFILDNKRYVRTLSQALDTSNTMVKMQVFELLAALSLFSPQGHHLALDALEYYKGVKMQQYRFSVVMNELHGTDNVPYMVTLVSVVNCLIFGVDDLRKRVKLRNEFIGLQLLDLLPKLRDTEDVDLDVQCETFEETMADDEEEMKRVYGGIDMGSHQEVFTMLFTKVSSSPASVQLLSILQALLLVGPERGDLWLVLEALADRATLLAQDAQVDSSERLMERLLHSKAQQSSANPRPKVTNKAVQVNLIDSTVDQSEIVAEAIAPVVSPPPPPPPPIPGMPLPLPPPPLPGARPMAPPPAPPPPPPLPGMGPPPPPPLPGMGPPPPPPPPPLPGMGPPPPPPPPPLPGMGPPPPPPLPGMGPPPPLPGMGPPPPPPPPPGSGDVIVAQSVQSLGRSYYSPAALPKPGRYPTLRMKKLNWQKLPSRVVFESQSMWTSVQSDLLEPDYSSIEELFCLPVTDTKSPGTATSQVKREPKEISFIDAKKNLNLNIFLKQFRCSHGDFMAMVQNGDRSKFDVEVLKQLQKLLPEKHEIDNLKSYQGEPEKLAGVDQFYLKLLAVTCYPLRIECMLLCEETTSVLEMLKPKAKLMYEACESLRVSTLLPSFCKLILDVGNFLNYGSHTGNAEGFKISTLLKLTETKANKSRITLLHHILEEAEKNHPDLLSLPDDLEICERAAGVNLESSQSEASSLIKRLKDSEKKVETSSVEDIKLQYLTSIQGNLEACGELEELFASVNKQKEYLAQYLCEDSSHLSLEELFSTVKSFRDLFIKAMKDNQSRREQAVKAEKRRIQQQEQDSKRPRGENGKIIRKAPPVQEEGCIIDHLLADIRKGHRLKKTRPRSGSGCLPSVDKNVDSSQPEPHGNLERSSAVISTDGDEDESLASPNELTQPLKCPEAGGPAPARPTDYVHKLDSPETIGPQDLHTPTTSTTEDQATGGDLTQSGDLDAGMNSCLILPESGRHMEVDSKAEDARENPRTDEDDPKDRAPESTGETEADGAGFEELDPAVPTSAKDGADATGSSGETQPQRTTRNKDMVTGNKHTNPKKGCVLH from the exons ATGGCAGCCAAGGGGAAGTGGGGGGCTTTGAAGGAGCACCTGACCAGCAGCCCTCAGGATCCTGACGCCCACCTAGAGGCCAACCTGGAGAATGCAGACCCAGAGCTATGCATACGACTGTTACAG GTCCCGACCGTGGTCAACTACTCCGGCCTACGACGTCGTCTTGAGGGCAGCGTCCAGGACTGGATGGTCCAGTTTCTGGAGCTCAAGGGGCTGGACCTGCTGATGGAGGCCCTGGAGAGGCTGTCAGGCCGCGGCTGCGCCCGCATCGCCGacgccctcctccagctcacctgcgTGGCTTGCGTCAGGGCCGTGATGAACTCGACAGCTGGCTTGCACTTCATACTGGACAACAAGCGCTACGTCAGGACCCTGTCGCAAG CCCTGGACACTTCCAACACCATGGTGAAGATGCAGGTGTTTGAGTTGCTGGCAGCCCTCAGTCTCTTCAGCCCTCAAGGTCACCACCTAGCACTGGATGCCCTTGAGTACTACAAA GGCGTGAAGATGCAGCAGTACCGCTTCAGTGTCGTCATGAACGAGCTCCACGGAACGGACAACGTGCCCTACATGGTCACCCTCGTGAGCGTGGTCAACTGTCTCATTTTTGGCGTGGACGACCTGAGGAAGAGGGTCAAGCTTCGCAACGAGTTCATCG GGTTACAGTTACTGGATTTACTGCCCAAACTAAG agacacagaggacgTGGATCTTGATGTCCAGTGTGAGACCTTTGAGGAGACCATGGCGGAcgatgaggaggagatgaagagggtgTACGGGGGCATCGACATGGGCAGTCACCAGGAGGTCTTCACGATGCTCTTCACCAAA gtgagCAGCTCCCCAGCATCTGTTCAGCTCCTCTCcatcctgcaggccctgctgctGGTGGGGCCTGAGAGGGGTGACCTCTGGCTGGTCCTGGAGGCCCTGGCTGATCGTGCCACCCTGCTGGCCCAGGACG CTCAGGTGGACTCCAGTGAACGTCTGATGGAGCGCCTGCTCCACTCCAAGGCTCAGCAGAGCTCAGCCAATCCCAGGCCCAAGGTCACCAACAAGGCGGTCCAAGTAAACCTAATTGACAGCACCGTGGACCAATCAGAGATTGTTGCCGAAGCCATTGCCCCCGTGGTCTCACCcccgcctccacctccacctcccatacCTGGGATGCCTCTCCCGctgccaccccctcctcttccaggtGCCCGTCCAATGGCCCCAccacctgctccccctcctcctccacccctaccaGGGATgggccctccacctcctccacccctgcctggGATgggccctccacctcctccacctcctccacccctgcctggGATgggccctccacctcctccacctcctccacccctgcctggGATgggccctccacctcctccacccctgcctgggatgggccctcctccacccctgcctggGATgggccctccaccccctccaccgccACCACCGGGTAGCGGAGATGTGATCGTGGCCCAGAGCGTGCAGTCGTTGGGAAGGTCGTACTACTCACCAGCTGCTCTTCCCAAACCTGGCCGCTATCCAACACTCCGCATGAAGAAGCTTAATTGGCAGAAGCTGCCTTCCAGAGTGGTGTTTG AAAGCCAATCCATGTGGACATCAGTTCAATCAGACCTTCTGGAGCCAGACTACTCCAGCATAGAGGAGCTTTTCTGCCTGCCGGTCACTGACACTAAAAGCCCAGGGACCGCCACCAGCCAGgtgaaacgggagcccaaagaG ATTTCTTTCATCGATGCCAAGAAAAATCTCAACCTGAACATCTTCTTAAAGCAATTCAGATG CTCTCATGGGGACTTTATGGCCATGGTCCAAAATGGGGACCGTTCTAAGTTTGATGTTGAGGTGCTGAAACAGTTGCAAAAGCTTCTGCCAGAGAAACATGAG ATTGACAATCTCAAGTCGTACCAAGGAGAGCCAGAGAAGCTCGCTGGTGTTGACCAGTTTTACCTCAAGCTTCTAGCTGTGACGTG CTATCCTCTGAGGATCGAATGTATGCTTCTGTGTGAGGAGACCACGTCTGTGTTGGAGATGCTGAAGCCCAAAGCTAAGCTGATGTACGAGGCCTGCGAGA GTTTGAGGGTCAGTACTCTACTCCCAAGCTTCTGCAAGCTGATTCTGGATGTCGGGAACTTCCTCAACTAC GGGAGTCACACTGGGAATGCTGAGGGCTTTAAGATCAGCACCTTGCTGAAGCTCACTGAGACCAAAGCTAACAAGTCCCGGATCACTCTGCTCCACCACATATTGGAG GAGGCAGAGAAGAACCACCCTGACCTGCTGAGCCTTCCAGATGATCTAGAGATCTGTGAAAGGGCTGCTGG AGTTAATCTGGAGTCCAGCCAGTCAGAAGCGAGCTCACTCATCAAACGACTGAAAGATTCAGAGAAAAAAGTTGAAACTTCTTCTGTTGAGGACATCAAGCTGCAGTATCTGACCTCTATCCAG GGAAACCTGGAGGCTTGTGGTGAGCTGGAGGAACTGTTTGCCTCCGTCAACAAGCAGAAGGAATATCTTGCCCAGTACCTGTGTGAGGactcttctcatctctcactGGAGGAGCTCTTCAGCACCGTCAAGTCCTTCCGGGACCTCTTCATCAAAGCCATGAAG GACAATCAGAGTCGTAGAGAACAAGCCGTCAAGGCTGAGAAGAGGAGGATTCAACAACAGGAGCAGGATTCCAAACGACCTAGAGGGGAGAACGGGAAGATAA tccgtAAAGCCCCCCCagtgcaggaggagggctgtatCATCGACCACCTGCTAGCTGACATCAGGAAGGGACACCGGCTCAAGAAAACCCGGCCTCGTTCCGGCAGCGGTTGCCTGCCCTCTGTTGACAAGAATGTGGACAGCAGCCAGCCTG AGCCGCATGGAAATCTTGAGAGATCCTCAGCTGTGATCTCAACGGATGGGGATGAAGATGAATCATTAGCATCACCCAATGAACTAACGCAGCCACTCAAATGCCCAGAGGCAGGGGGACCTGCACCAGCCCGCCCCACAGACTACGTACATAAATTGGATTCTCCAGAAACCATTGGCCCTCAAGACCTCCATACCCCAACGACTTCCACCACAGAGGACCAGGCCACTGGTGGAGATCTCACCCAGAGTGGAGACCTCGATGCTGGGATGAATTCCTGCCTCATCCTCCCGGAGAGTGGACGGCACATGGAAGTGGACTCCAAGGCTGAGGACGCTAGAGAAAACCCAAGGACAGATGAGGATGATCCAAAGGACAGAGCTCCAGAATCAACTGGGGAGACCGAGGCTGATGGAGCTGGCTTTGAGGAATTAGATCCAGCAGTTCCTACTTCCGCTAAGGACGGGGCAGACGCCACAGGGTCTTCTGGAGAGACACAGCCCCAGAGAACGACGAGGAACAAAG ATATGGTCACTGGAAACAAGCACACTAACCCTAAAAAGGGGTGTGTGTTACACTGA
- the LOC134024824 gene encoding inverted formin-2-like isoform X3, translating to MAAKGKWGALKEHLTSSPQDPDAHLEANLENADPELCIRLLQVPTVVNYSGLRRRLEGSVQDWMVQFLELKGLDLLMEALERLSGRGCARIADALLQLTCVACVRAVMNSTAGLHFILDNKRYVRTLSQALDTSNTMVKMQVFELLAALSLFSPQGHHLALDALEYYKGVKMQQYRFSVVMNELHGTDNVPYMVTLVSVVNCLIFGVDDLRKRVKLRNEFIGLQLLDLLPKLRDTEDVDLDVQCETFEETMADDEEEMKRVYGGIDMGSHQEVFTMLFTKVSSSPASVQLLSILQALLLVGPERGDLWLVLEALADRATLLAQDAQVDSSERLMERLLHSKAQQSSANPRPKVTNKAVQVNLIDSTVDQSEIVAEAIAPVVSPPPPPPPPIPGMPLPLPPPPLPGARPMAPPPAPPPPPPLPGMGPPPPPPLPGMGPPPPPPPPPLPGMGPPPPPPPPPLPGMGPPPPPPLPGMGPPPPLPGMGPPPPPPPPPGSGDVIVAQSVQSLGRSYYSPAALPKPGRYPTLRMKKLNWQKLPSRVVFESQSMWTSVQSDLLEPDYSSIEELFCLPVTDTKSPGTATSQVKREPKEISFIDAKKNLNLNIFLKQFRCSHGDFMAMVQNGDRSKFDVEVLKQLQKLLPEKHEIDNLKSYQGEPEKLAGVDQFYLKLLAVTCYPLRIECMLLCEETTSVLEMLKPKAKLMYEACESLRVSTLLPSFCKLILDVGNFLNYGSHTGNAEGFKISTLLKLTETKANKSRITLLHHILEEAEKNHPDLLSLPDDLEICERAAGVNLESSQSEASSLIKRLKDSEKKVETSSVEDIKLQYLTSIQGNLEACGELEELFASVNKQKEYLAQYLCEDSSHLSLEELFSTVKSFRDLFIKAMKDNQSRREQAVKAEKRRIQQQEQDSKRPRGENGKIIRKAPPVQEEGCIIDHLLADIRKGHRLKKTRPRSGSGCLPSVDKNVDSSQPEPHGNLERSSAVISTDGDEDESLASPNELTQPLKCPEAGGPAPARPTDYVHKLDSPETIGPQDLHTPTTSTTEDQATGGDLTQSGDLDAGMNSCLILPESGRHMEVDSKAEDARENPRTDEDDPKDRAPESTGETEADGAGFEELDPAVPTSAKDGADATGSSGETQPQRTTRNKVDSRKKGKGKGKGKQ from the exons ATGGCAGCCAAGGGGAAGTGGGGGGCTTTGAAGGAGCACCTGACCAGCAGCCCTCAGGATCCTGACGCCCACCTAGAGGCCAACCTGGAGAATGCAGACCCAGAGCTATGCATACGACTGTTACAG GTCCCGACCGTGGTCAACTACTCCGGCCTACGACGTCGTCTTGAGGGCAGCGTCCAGGACTGGATGGTCCAGTTTCTGGAGCTCAAGGGGCTGGACCTGCTGATGGAGGCCCTGGAGAGGCTGTCAGGCCGCGGCTGCGCCCGCATCGCCGacgccctcctccagctcacctgcgTGGCTTGCGTCAGGGCCGTGATGAACTCGACAGCTGGCTTGCACTTCATACTGGACAACAAGCGCTACGTCAGGACCCTGTCGCAAG CCCTGGACACTTCCAACACCATGGTGAAGATGCAGGTGTTTGAGTTGCTGGCAGCCCTCAGTCTCTTCAGCCCTCAAGGTCACCACCTAGCACTGGATGCCCTTGAGTACTACAAA GGCGTGAAGATGCAGCAGTACCGCTTCAGTGTCGTCATGAACGAGCTCCACGGAACGGACAACGTGCCCTACATGGTCACCCTCGTGAGCGTGGTCAACTGTCTCATTTTTGGCGTGGACGACCTGAGGAAGAGGGTCAAGCTTCGCAACGAGTTCATCG GGTTACAGTTACTGGATTTACTGCCCAAACTAAG agacacagaggacgTGGATCTTGATGTCCAGTGTGAGACCTTTGAGGAGACCATGGCGGAcgatgaggaggagatgaagagggtgTACGGGGGCATCGACATGGGCAGTCACCAGGAGGTCTTCACGATGCTCTTCACCAAA gtgagCAGCTCCCCAGCATCTGTTCAGCTCCTCTCcatcctgcaggccctgctgctGGTGGGGCCTGAGAGGGGTGACCTCTGGCTGGTCCTGGAGGCCCTGGCTGATCGTGCCACCCTGCTGGCCCAGGACG CTCAGGTGGACTCCAGTGAACGTCTGATGGAGCGCCTGCTCCACTCCAAGGCTCAGCAGAGCTCAGCCAATCCCAGGCCCAAGGTCACCAACAAGGCGGTCCAAGTAAACCTAATTGACAGCACCGTGGACCAATCAGAGATTGTTGCCGAAGCCATTGCCCCCGTGGTCTCACCcccgcctccacctccacctcccatacCTGGGATGCCTCTCCCGctgccaccccctcctcttccaggtGCCCGTCCAATGGCCCCAccacctgctccccctcctcctccacccctaccaGGGATgggccctccacctcctccacccctgcctggGATgggccctccacctcctccacctcctccacccctgcctggGATgggccctccacctcctccacctcctccacccctgcctggGATgggccctccacctcctccacccctgcctgggatgggccctcctccacccctgcctggGATgggccctccaccccctccaccgccACCACCGGGTAGCGGAGATGTGATCGTGGCCCAGAGCGTGCAGTCGTTGGGAAGGTCGTACTACTCACCAGCTGCTCTTCCCAAACCTGGCCGCTATCCAACACTCCGCATGAAGAAGCTTAATTGGCAGAAGCTGCCTTCCAGAGTGGTGTTTG AAAGCCAATCCATGTGGACATCAGTTCAATCAGACCTTCTGGAGCCAGACTACTCCAGCATAGAGGAGCTTTTCTGCCTGCCGGTCACTGACACTAAAAGCCCAGGGACCGCCACCAGCCAGgtgaaacgggagcccaaagaG ATTTCTTTCATCGATGCCAAGAAAAATCTCAACCTGAACATCTTCTTAAAGCAATTCAGATG CTCTCATGGGGACTTTATGGCCATGGTCCAAAATGGGGACCGTTCTAAGTTTGATGTTGAGGTGCTGAAACAGTTGCAAAAGCTTCTGCCAGAGAAACATGAG ATTGACAATCTCAAGTCGTACCAAGGAGAGCCAGAGAAGCTCGCTGGTGTTGACCAGTTTTACCTCAAGCTTCTAGCTGTGACGTG CTATCCTCTGAGGATCGAATGTATGCTTCTGTGTGAGGAGACCACGTCTGTGTTGGAGATGCTGAAGCCCAAAGCTAAGCTGATGTACGAGGCCTGCGAGA GTTTGAGGGTCAGTACTCTACTCCCAAGCTTCTGCAAGCTGATTCTGGATGTCGGGAACTTCCTCAACTAC GGGAGTCACACTGGGAATGCTGAGGGCTTTAAGATCAGCACCTTGCTGAAGCTCACTGAGACCAAAGCTAACAAGTCCCGGATCACTCTGCTCCACCACATATTGGAG GAGGCAGAGAAGAACCACCCTGACCTGCTGAGCCTTCCAGATGATCTAGAGATCTGTGAAAGGGCTGCTGG AGTTAATCTGGAGTCCAGCCAGTCAGAAGCGAGCTCACTCATCAAACGACTGAAAGATTCAGAGAAAAAAGTTGAAACTTCTTCTGTTGAGGACATCAAGCTGCAGTATCTGACCTCTATCCAG GGAAACCTGGAGGCTTGTGGTGAGCTGGAGGAACTGTTTGCCTCCGTCAACAAGCAGAAGGAATATCTTGCCCAGTACCTGTGTGAGGactcttctcatctctcactGGAGGAGCTCTTCAGCACCGTCAAGTCCTTCCGGGACCTCTTCATCAAAGCCATGAAG GACAATCAGAGTCGTAGAGAACAAGCCGTCAAGGCTGAGAAGAGGAGGATTCAACAACAGGAGCAGGATTCCAAACGACCTAGAGGGGAGAACGGGAAGATAA tccgtAAAGCCCCCCCagtgcaggaggagggctgtatCATCGACCACCTGCTAGCTGACATCAGGAAGGGACACCGGCTCAAGAAAACCCGGCCTCGTTCCGGCAGCGGTTGCCTGCCCTCTGTTGACAAGAATGTGGACAGCAGCCAGCCTG AGCCGCATGGAAATCTTGAGAGATCCTCAGCTGTGATCTCAACGGATGGGGATGAAGATGAATCATTAGCATCACCCAATGAACTAACGCAGCCACTCAAATGCCCAGAGGCAGGGGGACCTGCACCAGCCCGCCCCACAGACTACGTACATAAATTGGATTCTCCAGAAACCATTGGCCCTCAAGACCTCCATACCCCAACGACTTCCACCACAGAGGACCAGGCCACTGGTGGAGATCTCACCCAGAGTGGAGACCTCGATGCTGGGATGAATTCCTGCCTCATCCTCCCGGAGAGTGGACGGCACATGGAAGTGGACTCCAAGGCTGAGGACGCTAGAGAAAACCCAAGGACAGATGAGGATGATCCAAAGGACAGAGCTCCAGAATCAACTGGGGAGACCGAGGCTGATGGAGCTGGCTTTGAGGAATTAGATCCAGCAGTTCCTACTTCCGCTAAGGACGGGGCAGACGCCACAGGGTCTTCTGGAGAGACACAGCCCCAGAGAACGACGAGGAACAAAG TGGATTCAAGGAAGAAGGGCAAGGGCAAGGGCAAAGGAAAACAATGA
- the LOC134024824 gene encoding inverted formin-2-like isoform X1: protein MAAKGKWGALKEHLTSSPQDPDAHLEANLENADPELCIRLLQVPTVVNYSGLRRRLEGSVQDWMVQFLELKGLDLLMEALERLSGRGCARIADALLQLTCVACVRAVMNSTAGLHFILDNKRYVRTLSQALDTSNTMVKMQVFELLAALSLFSPQGHHLALDALEYYKGVKMQQYRFSVVMNELHGTDNVPYMVTLVSVVNCLIFGVDDLRKRVKLRNEFIGLQLLDLLPKLRDTEDVDLDVQCETFEETMADDEEEMKRVYGGIDMGSHQEVFTMLFTKVSSSPASVQLLSILQALLLVGPERGDLWLVLEALADRATLLAQDAQVDSSERLMERLLHSKAQQSSANPRPKVTNKAVQVNLIDSTVDQSEIVAEAIAPVVSPPPPPPPPIPGMPLPLPPPPLPGARPMAPPPAPPPPPPLPGMGPPPPPPLPGMGPPPPPPPPPLPGMGPPPPPPPPPLPGMGPPPPPPLPGMGPPPPLPGMGPPPPPPPPPGSGDVIVAQSVQSLGRSYYSPAALPKPGRYPTLRMKKLNWQKLPSRVVFESQSMWTSVQSDLLEPDYSSIEELFCLPVTDTKSPGTATSQVKREPKEISFIDAKKNLNLNIFLKQFRCSHGDFMAMVQNGDRSKFDVEVLKQLQKLLPEKHEIDNLKSYQGEPEKLAGVDQFYLKLLAVTCYPLRIECMLLCEETTSVLEMLKPKAKLMYEACESLRVSTLLPSFCKLILDVGNFLNYGSHTGNAEGFKISTLLKLTETKANKSRITLLHHILEEAEKNHPDLLSLPDDLEICERAAGVNLESSQSEASSLIKRLKDSEKKVETSSVEDIKLQYLTSIQGNLEACGELEELFASVNKQKEYLAQYLCEDSSHLSLEELFSTVKSFRDLFIKAMKDNQSRREQAVKAEKRRIQQQEQDSKRPRGENGKIIRKAPPVQEEGCIIDHLLADIRKGHRLKKTRPRSGSGCLPSVDKNVDSSQPEPHGNLERSSAVISTDGDEDESLASPNELTQPLKCPEAGGPAPARPTDYVHKLDSPETIGPQDLHTPTTSTTEDQATGGDLTQSGDLDAGMNSCLILPESGRHMEVDSKAEDARENPRTDEDDPKDRAPESTGETEADGAGFEELDPAVPTSAKDGADATGSSGETQPQRTTRNKVACNASMYNSGFKEEGQGQGQRKTMTFDWNEVGSACQKIQHQRYNIQYNIVLANKYIKHSCGEERLLQ, encoded by the exons ATGGCAGCCAAGGGGAAGTGGGGGGCTTTGAAGGAGCACCTGACCAGCAGCCCTCAGGATCCTGACGCCCACCTAGAGGCCAACCTGGAGAATGCAGACCCAGAGCTATGCATACGACTGTTACAG GTCCCGACCGTGGTCAACTACTCCGGCCTACGACGTCGTCTTGAGGGCAGCGTCCAGGACTGGATGGTCCAGTTTCTGGAGCTCAAGGGGCTGGACCTGCTGATGGAGGCCCTGGAGAGGCTGTCAGGCCGCGGCTGCGCCCGCATCGCCGacgccctcctccagctcacctgcgTGGCTTGCGTCAGGGCCGTGATGAACTCGACAGCTGGCTTGCACTTCATACTGGACAACAAGCGCTACGTCAGGACCCTGTCGCAAG CCCTGGACACTTCCAACACCATGGTGAAGATGCAGGTGTTTGAGTTGCTGGCAGCCCTCAGTCTCTTCAGCCCTCAAGGTCACCACCTAGCACTGGATGCCCTTGAGTACTACAAA GGCGTGAAGATGCAGCAGTACCGCTTCAGTGTCGTCATGAACGAGCTCCACGGAACGGACAACGTGCCCTACATGGTCACCCTCGTGAGCGTGGTCAACTGTCTCATTTTTGGCGTGGACGACCTGAGGAAGAGGGTCAAGCTTCGCAACGAGTTCATCG GGTTACAGTTACTGGATTTACTGCCCAAACTAAG agacacagaggacgTGGATCTTGATGTCCAGTGTGAGACCTTTGAGGAGACCATGGCGGAcgatgaggaggagatgaagagggtgTACGGGGGCATCGACATGGGCAGTCACCAGGAGGTCTTCACGATGCTCTTCACCAAA gtgagCAGCTCCCCAGCATCTGTTCAGCTCCTCTCcatcctgcaggccctgctgctGGTGGGGCCTGAGAGGGGTGACCTCTGGCTGGTCCTGGAGGCCCTGGCTGATCGTGCCACCCTGCTGGCCCAGGACG CTCAGGTGGACTCCAGTGAACGTCTGATGGAGCGCCTGCTCCACTCCAAGGCTCAGCAGAGCTCAGCCAATCCCAGGCCCAAGGTCACCAACAAGGCGGTCCAAGTAAACCTAATTGACAGCACCGTGGACCAATCAGAGATTGTTGCCGAAGCCATTGCCCCCGTGGTCTCACCcccgcctccacctccacctcccatacCTGGGATGCCTCTCCCGctgccaccccctcctcttccaggtGCCCGTCCAATGGCCCCAccacctgctccccctcctcctccacccctaccaGGGATgggccctccacctcctccacccctgcctggGATgggccctccacctcctccacctcctccacccctgcctggGATgggccctccacctcctccacctcctccacccctgcctggGATgggccctccacctcctccacccctgcctgggatgggccctcctccacccctgcctggGATgggccctccaccccctccaccgccACCACCGGGTAGCGGAGATGTGATCGTGGCCCAGAGCGTGCAGTCGTTGGGAAGGTCGTACTACTCACCAGCTGCTCTTCCCAAACCTGGCCGCTATCCAACACTCCGCATGAAGAAGCTTAATTGGCAGAAGCTGCCTTCCAGAGTGGTGTTTG AAAGCCAATCCATGTGGACATCAGTTCAATCAGACCTTCTGGAGCCAGACTACTCCAGCATAGAGGAGCTTTTCTGCCTGCCGGTCACTGACACTAAAAGCCCAGGGACCGCCACCAGCCAGgtgaaacgggagcccaaagaG ATTTCTTTCATCGATGCCAAGAAAAATCTCAACCTGAACATCTTCTTAAAGCAATTCAGATG CTCTCATGGGGACTTTATGGCCATGGTCCAAAATGGGGACCGTTCTAAGTTTGATGTTGAGGTGCTGAAACAGTTGCAAAAGCTTCTGCCAGAGAAACATGAG ATTGACAATCTCAAGTCGTACCAAGGAGAGCCAGAGAAGCTCGCTGGTGTTGACCAGTTTTACCTCAAGCTTCTAGCTGTGACGTG CTATCCTCTGAGGATCGAATGTATGCTTCTGTGTGAGGAGACCACGTCTGTGTTGGAGATGCTGAAGCCCAAAGCTAAGCTGATGTACGAGGCCTGCGAGA GTTTGAGGGTCAGTACTCTACTCCCAAGCTTCTGCAAGCTGATTCTGGATGTCGGGAACTTCCTCAACTAC GGGAGTCACACTGGGAATGCTGAGGGCTTTAAGATCAGCACCTTGCTGAAGCTCACTGAGACCAAAGCTAACAAGTCCCGGATCACTCTGCTCCACCACATATTGGAG GAGGCAGAGAAGAACCACCCTGACCTGCTGAGCCTTCCAGATGATCTAGAGATCTGTGAAAGGGCTGCTGG AGTTAATCTGGAGTCCAGCCAGTCAGAAGCGAGCTCACTCATCAAACGACTGAAAGATTCAGAGAAAAAAGTTGAAACTTCTTCTGTTGAGGACATCAAGCTGCAGTATCTGACCTCTATCCAG GGAAACCTGGAGGCTTGTGGTGAGCTGGAGGAACTGTTTGCCTCCGTCAACAAGCAGAAGGAATATCTTGCCCAGTACCTGTGTGAGGactcttctcatctctcactGGAGGAGCTCTTCAGCACCGTCAAGTCCTTCCGGGACCTCTTCATCAAAGCCATGAAG GACAATCAGAGTCGTAGAGAACAAGCCGTCAAGGCTGAGAAGAGGAGGATTCAACAACAGGAGCAGGATTCCAAACGACCTAGAGGGGAGAACGGGAAGATAA tccgtAAAGCCCCCCCagtgcaggaggagggctgtatCATCGACCACCTGCTAGCTGACATCAGGAAGGGACACCGGCTCAAGAAAACCCGGCCTCGTTCCGGCAGCGGTTGCCTGCCCTCTGTTGACAAGAATGTGGACAGCAGCCAGCCTG AGCCGCATGGAAATCTTGAGAGATCCTCAGCTGTGATCTCAACGGATGGGGATGAAGATGAATCATTAGCATCACCCAATGAACTAACGCAGCCACTCAAATGCCCAGAGGCAGGGGGACCTGCACCAGCCCGCCCCACAGACTACGTACATAAATTGGATTCTCCAGAAACCATTGGCCCTCAAGACCTCCATACCCCAACGACTTCCACCACAGAGGACCAGGCCACTGGTGGAGATCTCACCCAGAGTGGAGACCTCGATGCTGGGATGAATTCCTGCCTCATCCTCCCGGAGAGTGGACGGCACATGGAAGTGGACTCCAAGGCTGAGGACGCTAGAGAAAACCCAAGGACAGATGAGGATGATCCAAAGGACAGAGCTCCAGAATCAACTGGGGAGACCGAGGCTGATGGAGCTGGCTTTGAGGAATTAGATCCAGCAGTTCCTACTTCCGCTAAGGACGGGGCAGACGCCACAGGGTCTTCTGGAGAGACACAGCCCCAGAGAACGACGAGGAACAAAG TAGCCTGTAATGCCAGCATGTACAATAG TGGATTCAAGGAAGAAGGGCAAGGGCAAGGGCAAAGGAAAACAATGACCTTTGATTGGAATGAAGTTGGGTCTGCTTGCCAGAAAATACAGCATCAAAGATACAACATACAGTACAATATAGTACTTGCAAATAAGTATATcaagcacagctgtggagaagagagactgCTTCAGTAG